The Desulfurispira natronophila genome includes a region encoding these proteins:
- the def gene encoding peptide deformylase produces MIYSVRTYPDPVLKKKAEVVTSFDAELAVIVDNMFETMYHARGVGLAAPQVGILKQLCVMDPNSGDENLDAEPVVLINPVLVRGEGEIHYEEGCLSVPGHYAEVTRFEEISVQAHTLLGELRQFEFKGFAAIVCQHEMDHLHGKLFIDRIGSSERDLIKRRVRKAQKEKTSV; encoded by the coding sequence ATGATTTATTCGGTTCGAACCTACCCGGACCCGGTTCTGAAAAAAAAGGCTGAAGTGGTGACCAGCTTTGACGCAGAGCTTGCAGTCATAGTGGATAATATGTTTGAAACCATGTACCACGCACGGGGGGTGGGGTTGGCAGCCCCACAGGTGGGCATTCTCAAGCAACTTTGTGTGATGGACCCCAACAGTGGTGATGAAAATCTTGACGCGGAACCGGTGGTGCTGATTAATCCGGTTTTGGTTCGTGGCGAGGGTGAGATCCACTATGAAGAAGGTTGCCTTTCTGTTCCAGGGCACTATGCTGAAGTCACTCGCTTTGAAGAGATTTCGGTGCAGGCCCATACGCTTCTGGGTGAGCTTAGGCAATTCGAGTTCAAGGGATTTGCGGCCATTGTCTGTCAGCACGAAATGGATCATCTTCACGGAAAGCTGTTTATCGATCGCATAGGTTCTTCCGAGCGGGACCTGATCAAGCGCCGCGTGCGCAAGGCGCAAAAGGAGAAGACTTCGGTATGA
- a CDS encoding glycosyltransferase family 9 protein, protein MKKLLLFLPSQMREAILAFDALQMIRQHHPDDQIHLVAGPKTAPLYMDSPYIDKLLPLRKGGKDVARAQMARLGGEKYHTAFFWQSDMEWIELARSLRIPERLGMRLGWRYRSLLTRTVDMEERQKQIHCSRFYCELAHRLGITRSETAGTLPFPVSQRAQRAAQRVLGQHRQGYVIVHAGPADQPNKCWRPDRLADVARGLWANHKLSVVITGTRADAQQAAAIASCLEGVDTLNLAGEVDVTTLMGLLGGARVTLGPETAPVHLADAMGVPTVTYFGPSDPVQWGPRSERTALVQAEGLLCTPCMRSECDKAGHYCMDLVDTDEVYWICEKVMG, encoded by the coding sequence ATGAAAAAGTTACTGCTCTTTCTCCCATCACAAATGCGCGAAGCTATTCTCGCCTTTGACGCTCTGCAGATGATTCGCCAGCATCACCCCGATGACCAGATACACCTGGTAGCTGGTCCCAAGACGGCGCCCCTGTACATGGACTCCCCTTATATAGATAAATTGCTGCCACTGCGCAAGGGGGGAAAGGATGTTGCCAGAGCACAGATGGCTCGGCTGGGTGGTGAGAAATACCATACGGCTTTTTTTTGGCAAAGCGATATGGAGTGGATAGAGCTGGCACGGAGTCTGCGTATACCAGAGCGTCTGGGCATGAGGCTCGGTTGGCGTTACCGGTCGCTGCTGACACGCACGGTGGACATGGAGGAGCGGCAGAAGCAGATACACTGCAGCCGCTTTTACTGTGAGCTGGCTCATCGCCTGGGAATAACCCGCAGCGAAACTGCCGGCACTCTGCCCTTCCCTGTGAGTCAGCGGGCACAGCGGGCAGCGCAGCGTGTTTTGGGCCAGCACCGACAGGGGTATGTTATTGTGCATGCCGGACCAGCGGATCAGCCCAACAAGTGCTGGCGGCCCGATCGCCTGGCAGATGTGGCTCGCGGACTCTGGGCAAATCACAAGCTGAGTGTGGTTATTACCGGCACCCGTGCCGACGCTCAGCAGGCAGCTGCGATTGCCTCTTGTTTGGAAGGCGTGGATACCCTGAATCTGGCAGGGGAGGTCGACGTGACCACTCTGATGGGGCTTTTGGGTGGTGCCCGGGTCACTCTGGGGCCGGAAACCGCGCCTGTTCATCTGGCCGATGCCATGGGGGTGCCCACTGTGACCTACTTTGGCCCCTCGGACCCGGTGCAGTGGGGTCCCCGCTCGGAGCGAACGGCGCTGGTGCAAGCGGAAGGTCTGCTTTGCACGCCTTGCATGCGGTCGGAGTGCGACAAGGCTGGACACTACTGCATGGACCTGGTGGATACCGATGAGGTTTACTGGATCTGCGAGAAGGTGATGGGATGA
- the murI gene encoding glutamate racemase, translating into MKTIGVFDSGVGGITVLRALREAVPELDYIYLGDTARVPYGTKSQETVLRYSLQVGDFLVHQGIDLLVVACNTATAYGLHEIRARYDIPVIGVIDPGVQATVAATTSGQIAVIGTTATINSGQYGKAIHNHLPHAQVQEVACPMLVPLAEENWCGTDISRLILQRYLEPIGSVDTLVLGCTHYPLLKDDIAQVLPGVQLVDSALQTARTIAGLVGKIESTQRGRVTWFMTDTSPRFLEIASVFLGEAVTEVEHIDL; encoded by the coding sequence GTGAAAACCATCGGCGTCTTTGACTCCGGTGTCGGAGGCATAACCGTACTGCGAGCCTTGCGGGAGGCTGTACCAGAGCTTGATTACATCTACCTGGGAGACACCGCCCGGGTACCCTATGGCACCAAATCACAGGAAACCGTGCTTCGCTACTCCCTGCAAGTAGGTGACTTCCTGGTCCACCAGGGGATCGATTTACTGGTGGTAGCCTGCAACACCGCCACCGCTTACGGGCTTCATGAGATCCGCGCCCGATACGACATCCCCGTGATAGGGGTTATCGATCCCGGCGTACAAGCCACCGTGGCTGCCACCACCAGTGGGCAGATAGCCGTCATCGGAACCACTGCCACCATCAACAGCGGCCAGTACGGTAAGGCCATCCACAACCACTTGCCCCACGCGCAGGTACAGGAAGTCGCCTGCCCTATGCTGGTGCCTCTGGCCGAAGAGAACTGGTGCGGCACCGACATCTCCCGGCTTATCCTGCAGCGGTACCTGGAGCCCATAGGCTCTGTGGACACTTTAGTGCTGGGCTGCACCCACTACCCCCTGCTAAAAGACGATATCGCCCAGGTGCTGCCGGGGGTACAGCTAGTAGACTCAGCACTGCAAACTGCCCGCACCATTGCCGGGCTGGTGGGGAAGATAGAGTCGACACAGCGGGGACGTGTAACCTGGTTTATGACCGATACCTCGCCGCGCTTTCTGGAAATTGCCAGCGTCTTTCTTGGTGAAGCCGTAACGGAGGTAGAACATATCGACCTGTAA
- the fmt gene encoding methionyl-tRNA formyltransferase: MSHYRVGFMGTPPFSVPALDAVLERYQVPVVITQPDRPVGRKLRLTPSAVKKRALEAGVPVLTPSRVRGNNELFAQVRQLELDAMVVVAYGHILPQEFLDIPRVGCYNIHASLLPRLRGAAPIQRAILEGHQETGITIIRMDAGLDTGDMVLQKSTAIGDMDSAQLHDALSQLGAQAISESLAAIFAGTASLTPQNHDDSTYAAKLRKDEGVIDWRCDADAIWRQVRALCPWPGTTATLASRTLKVRSVQRANGQGSPGTILAIDERGMEVACRHGSIVITQIQPPGKPSMAANSFAHGYGVHIGERFDLTVTPLV, translated from the coding sequence ATGAGTCACTATCGCGTAGGCTTCATGGGAACTCCTCCATTCAGCGTACCGGCCCTGGATGCCGTATTGGAGCGCTATCAGGTGCCGGTGGTTATTACCCAGCCAGATCGTCCAGTGGGTCGCAAGCTGAGGCTTACTCCTTCGGCGGTGAAAAAGCGGGCCCTGGAGGCAGGTGTGCCGGTACTGACTCCGTCCAGGGTGCGGGGCAACAATGAGCTCTTTGCGCAGGTAAGACAGCTGGAGCTGGACGCTATGGTTGTGGTGGCTTACGGGCACATCCTTCCTCAGGAGTTTCTCGATATCCCTCGTGTGGGCTGTTACAATATTCACGCCTCTTTGTTGCCTCGGCTGCGGGGGGCGGCCCCCATTCAGCGAGCTATTCTGGAAGGTCACCAGGAGACCGGCATCACCATTATCCGTATGGACGCTGGTTTGGATACCGGCGATATGGTGTTGCAAAAGTCCACTGCTATCGGTGATATGGACAGCGCTCAGCTCCACGACGCTCTCAGCCAGTTGGGGGCGCAGGCCATATCGGAATCCCTGGCAGCCATATTTGCAGGCACGGCCAGCCTGACCCCCCAGAATCATGATGACTCTACCTATGCGGCCAAGTTACGCAAAGATGAAGGGGTGATAGACTGGCGCTGTGATGCCGATGCCATCTGGCGGCAGGTTCGTGCCCTGTGCCCCTGGCCTGGAACCACCGCTACTCTGGCGTCGCGAACCCTCAAGGTGCGAAGTGTTCAGCGGGCCAATGGCCAGGGTTCTCCAGGTACGATTCTTGCCATCGATGAGCGGGGTATGGAGGTGGCCTGCCGTCACGGTTCCATTGTTATTACCCAGATACAGCCACCGGGAAAACCATCTATGGCGGCAAATTCCTTTGCCCATGGATATGGAGTGCATATTGGTGAACGATTCGACCTTACCGTCACGCCCCTGGTTTAA
- a CDS encoding DUF116 domain-containing protein yields MNDSTLPSRPWFKYIFSGLTVFLLLLAAMGSYVAVRFWSHSASAALVWALPAFVFFLMALLPAIFYLCLKLNVRNGFFYFAQRYCVRLYFPLILFLGERLRIDKELLVKELVQYNNKYVIKRHGNTLAPQDLLILLPHCLQVRDCDYRVTTDIGRCVGCGRCSIHHFVRIGKEYGVNICTATGGTLARRIIREQRPRAIVAVACSRDLYSGLSDTFPLPVVGVFNQLHHGPCIDTSVDTSAVEGAVRQLLQKNYV; encoded by the coding sequence GTGAACGATTCGACCTTACCGTCACGCCCCTGGTTTAAATATATATTCAGCGGTCTTACAGTATTTTTGTTGCTGCTGGCGGCAATGGGTAGCTATGTCGCGGTGCGCTTCTGGAGTCACAGTGCCAGTGCAGCACTGGTCTGGGCGCTGCCGGCTTTCGTTTTTTTTCTCATGGCACTTTTGCCGGCGATCTTTTATCTCTGCCTTAAGCTCAATGTGCGTAACGGGTTCTTCTACTTTGCTCAGCGCTATTGCGTGCGTCTGTATTTTCCCCTGATACTTTTTCTGGGTGAGCGGCTGCGTATTGACAAGGAGCTGCTGGTGAAAGAGTTGGTGCAGTACAATAACAAGTATGTGATAAAGAGGCACGGCAATACCTTGGCGCCGCAGGATCTGCTGATACTGCTACCCCACTGTCTGCAGGTGCGGGACTGTGATTACCGGGTAACTACCGATATCGGCCGCTGCGTCGGTTGTGGGCGCTGCAGTATTCACCACTTTGTGCGGATAGGCAAAGAGTACGGTGTCAATATCTGTACAGCCACCGGAGGGACCCTGGCACGGCGAATTATTCGTGAACAGCGACCACGAGCCATTGTGGCTGTGGCTTGCAGCCGTGACCTCTACAGCGGTCTTTCCGATACCTTTCCTTTGCCGGTAGTGGGGGTTTTTAATCAACTTCATCATGGACCATGTATTGATACATCCGTG
- the rdgB gene encoding RdgB/HAM1 family non-canonical purine NTP pyrophosphatase has protein sequence MRIILASKNTKKLLELRAILREAGAEVFAPQELDIDLPEVDEDGDTFVENALKKARSAHKASGLAAIADDSGLCVDALSGAPGVHSARFAGIGASDEDNNHKLLQQLAGNQNRRGRFACAIAYVDSTTEHWVEGFCEGRILEHPRGDGGFGYDPLFLPDGYQQTFGELPFDVKNGLSHRYQASAALRDWLQSHTSPSAPADTRPDTRS, from the coding sequence ATGCGAATTATCCTGGCCTCAAAAAACACCAAGAAATTATTGGAGCTCCGTGCTATTCTGCGAGAGGCAGGGGCTGAGGTCTTTGCTCCCCAGGAGCTGGATATCGACCTGCCAGAGGTAGACGAAGACGGAGACACTTTCGTCGAGAATGCCCTGAAAAAGGCCCGCAGCGCCCATAAAGCCAGCGGACTTGCGGCTATTGCCGATGACAGCGGCCTTTGCGTGGATGCCCTGAGCGGAGCACCAGGGGTTCACTCGGCACGCTTTGCCGGTATCGGCGCCAGCGACGAGGACAACAACCACAAGTTATTACAGCAACTGGCAGGCAACCAGAACCGCCGTGGCCGTTTTGCCTGCGCCATAGCTTACGTGGACAGCACCACCGAGCACTGGGTGGAAGGCTTCTGCGAAGGGCGCATTCTGGAGCATCCCAGGGGAGACGGGGGCTTTGGCTACGACCCCCTTTTTCTGCCCGATGGCTACCAGCAGACCTTCGGTGAACTGCCTTTTGACGTGAAAAATGGTCTTTCCCACCGTTACCAGGCCAGTGCAGCTCTGCGAGACTGGCTGCAATCGCATACCTCACCGTCAGCGCCTGCAGACACTCGGCCTGACACCCGCTCCTGA
- a CDS encoding ATP-binding cassette domain-containing protein, giving the protein MLHLKQLVIDGASDTIDYTFKKGQLYSFLGSRESGREEIFNTLAGFTPPASGKVVAAGKDITNHHPSRRGMVTITAEPVFNLEQTVLENIMLYRSEDRKVALEAADVMGLGSYVHRRCRNLDLGILQRINMARALSRRPRILLLHDPVDRLGFAEGLHCIEVLKSALISLGTVILHFTACPRAALGFSDEVLVVEDGIVVEASTPENLYFRPHTRFSAEITGDVNYIKAVGTDQNHLQISHGYPLSMTGTAYRVTPGIPYLVMFRPEAATLVASASFSTPLTVPAQVRQCEFTGRGFRVTLRSELEEELFVFSFDPVLVDQWFMVHVPPTRLHLIGEGPT; this is encoded by the coding sequence ATGCTACATCTAAAACAACTCGTCATTGACGGTGCCAGCGACACTATTGACTACACCTTTAAAAAAGGCCAACTTTACAGCTTCCTGGGCAGTCGTGAGTCGGGTCGGGAAGAAATCTTCAATACCCTGGCAGGATTCACGCCTCCCGCCTCCGGTAAAGTAGTGGCAGCAGGAAAAGACATCACCAATCACCACCCATCCAGGCGAGGTATGGTAACGATTACCGCCGAACCGGTCTTCAATCTGGAGCAGACCGTGCTGGAAAACATCATGCTCTATCGCTCCGAAGATCGCAAAGTAGCCCTTGAGGCGGCTGACGTTATGGGATTGGGAAGCTACGTCCACCGCCGCTGCCGCAACCTGGACCTGGGCATCCTGCAGCGAATCAACATGGCGCGCGCTCTTTCCCGCCGCCCCCGCATCCTGCTGCTTCACGACCCCGTAGATCGCCTGGGCTTTGCCGAAGGTCTACACTGCATCGAAGTCCTCAAGTCTGCTCTGATCAGCCTGGGCACCGTTATTCTCCACTTTACTGCCTGCCCCCGGGCTGCGTTGGGCTTCAGCGATGAAGTTCTGGTGGTGGAAGACGGCATCGTAGTAGAAGCCTCCACCCCGGAAAACCTCTACTTTCGTCCCCACACCCGCTTCAGTGCCGAAATAACCGGCGATGTCAACTACATCAAAGCCGTGGGAACCGACCAGAACCACCTGCAGATATCCCACGGCTACCCCCTTTCCATGACGGGCACCGCCTACCGGGTAACGCCGGGCATTCCCTATCTCGTTATGTTCCGGCCCGAAGCCGCTACCCTGGTAGCATCCGCTTCCTTCAGCACCCCCCTCACGGTACCTGCTCAGGTGCGCCAGTGCGAATTCACTGGCCGTGGCTTCCGGGTTACCTTGCGCAGCGAGCTTGAAGAGGAGCTTTTCGTCTTCTCATTCGATCCGGTACTGGTGGACCAGTGGTTTATGGTGCACGTCCCACCAACTCGCTTGCACCTTATCGGGGAGGGGCCAACGTGA
- a CDS encoding glycosyltransferase family 9 protein, translated as MSTLIFLPQNIPDICRAILALKGLQGNPRFDGELTLAVWEPQHRFVRASQIGDHIIEIDSDKSIRNIWRLRKKHYTNIIDLDGSGESSRYARWARRKAPAWGFGNLTAAVQKRYTSTVKFPVTRPAREYRYHQLLKQATGIHSFALAPSFTVDSEEVERGSHFARQLTRPVIVAIRGWWPSMQWPQEHFVEVGQWLIERGHTPVFVGSREDAPAATAIIEELGVGVSLCGNNTLESLAGMLAVSGCFIGVQSDAMYIADSLGVKVAGIFGPTSLTQEGPVNSRATCLESSIKCAPCYLEQCSTDSSCSNHILPEDMITLLDSFELSGREMDSEGLS; from the coding sequence ATGAGTACATTGATCTTTTTGCCACAGAATATTCCCGATATCTGCCGGGCTATCCTGGCTCTCAAGGGATTGCAGGGCAATCCTCGTTTTGACGGGGAGCTCACCTTGGCGGTTTGGGAGCCCCAGCATCGCTTTGTGCGGGCTTCGCAAATCGGTGACCATATTATTGAAATTGACAGCGATAAGTCGATCCGCAATATCTGGCGTTTGCGCAAAAAACACTATACCAACATAATCGATCTTGACGGCAGTGGGGAGAGTTCTCGCTATGCCCGCTGGGCTCGACGTAAAGCACCCGCCTGGGGATTTGGTAATCTGACTGCTGCCGTGCAGAAGCGCTATACCAGTACGGTGAAGTTTCCCGTAACCCGACCTGCCAGAGAGTATCGCTACCACCAATTGCTCAAACAGGCGACCGGTATACACAGTTTTGCTCTGGCTCCGTCTTTTACGGTGGACTCTGAGGAAGTGGAGCGGGGGAGCCACTTTGCCCGCCAGCTTACCAGGCCGGTGATTGTGGCTATCCGGGGCTGGTGGCCCTCCATGCAGTGGCCCCAGGAGCACTTTGTCGAGGTGGGGCAGTGGCTTATTGAGCGTGGCCATACACCAGTTTTTGTCGGCAGTCGTGAAGATGCTCCGGCGGCCACAGCTATAATCGAAGAGTTGGGAGTGGGGGTATCTCTCTGTGGAAACAACACTTTGGAGTCCCTGGCGGGCATGCTTGCGGTTTCTGGCTGCTTTATTGGAGTCCAGTCAGACGCCATGTATATTGCTGACTCGCTGGGAGTAAAGGTAGCGGGAATTTTTGGTCCCACCTCACTGACCCAGGAGGGACCGGTGAACAGTCGCGCCACTTGCCTGGAAAGCTCTATTAAGTGTGCTCCCTGCTATCTTGAGCAGTGTTCTACGGATAGCAGCTGCAGCAATCATATTTTGCCTGAGGATATGATTACTCTTTTAGACTCGTTTGAACTGTCGGGCAGGGAGATGGACAGTGAGGGTTTATCATGA
- the rph gene encoding ribonuclease PH, translating to MRTQRPPEKIRPLTFTRNYTRYAEGSVLVEAGETKVLCNATVEQRVPRFLMGQQSGWVTAEYAMLPRATHSRNRRESQQGRPSGRTMEIQRLIGRSLRSIVNLKNLDRYTITVDCDVLQADGGTRCASINGAFIALADAVEYLLREECITQSPIRNTVAAVSVGLFNDWPLVDLDYTEDSQAAVDMNVVATGNGEFVEVQGAGEERPFSRSDHDTLIDLALDAIGEISTLQHAQLSSVIKEQLEI from the coding sequence ATGCGAACCCAACGCCCCCCTGAAAAAATCCGCCCCCTCACCTTTACTCGCAACTACACCCGCTACGCCGAAGGCAGTGTCCTGGTGGAAGCTGGCGAGACCAAGGTGCTGTGCAACGCCACGGTAGAACAACGAGTACCCCGCTTTCTCATGGGCCAGCAATCGGGCTGGGTGACCGCTGAGTACGCCATGCTTCCACGAGCCACCCACAGCCGGAACCGACGGGAATCCCAACAGGGGCGACCATCGGGGCGCACCATGGAGATCCAACGCCTTATTGGCCGCTCCTTGCGCAGCATTGTCAACCTCAAAAATCTTGATCGCTACACCATAACTGTCGACTGTGACGTGCTTCAGGCTGACGGAGGCACTCGTTGTGCTTCCATAAACGGCGCCTTCATTGCTTTAGCCGATGCCGTTGAGTATCTGCTGCGCGAGGAGTGCATTACCCAATCACCCATTCGCAACACCGTGGCTGCTGTCAGCGTAGGCCTGTTTAATGACTGGCCTCTGGTAGACCTGGACTATACTGAAGACAGCCAGGCCGCAGTGGACATGAACGTTGTAGCCACTGGCAACGGTGAATTTGTCGAGGTACAGGGAGCCGGCGAAGAGCGCCCCTTTAGTCGCAGTGACCACGATACTCTAATTGATCTGGCCCTGGATGCCATTGGGGAAATCAGCACCCTGCAGCATGCCCAGCTCAGCAGCGTTATTAAAGAGCAACTGGAGATATAG
- a CDS encoding flagellar assembly protein A: MTKPAEKVLGTYSTEDVSGTLERLAESFRVVMRELDFTVVDETEPYSLSEHQMMKSWRIRVVQCPGRSTPPLHMSVVPDDQDSLRYHLRFFRRSFVDPSDSKPLVTIEQEIYKTLALHKIVYGVIGQGGIRRMCLEILNEMQNPPKNPQQPYIDFPIAYGQKLIHGQDSRIQYNFDRYNPVGKLRSDGSLDYSRKDFTQYVHANKVIMIHYLPVQGQPGISPTGKVRPQHIGQDIERFPFRTTSRNIKLIHRAGRVEVLTRKEGYFVIDHNSWADIVDNLEIEGEVNIGVTGDIYFDERRKDVRIVYDGVEEDAVGSGRSVEGENIYIKGNIASHAKIKGKQVEIVGSIHSTAVIEGEEYVRLAMGGGHVKAPTVEAKSFQSGNIVADKIHIWGNMINTKVFCQEIEHTGTMRNTTITAAGPEIILGHLAGGDNMICVDYHGVPSVEQKIEKLEQEQAKLELSMAKLSKEVRTLSADIKRDKPQLETTVARVNQLRKEGRTVPESQLKFINSFRHRKKNLEQAALQVEEDKKRSVQLKREREKLLEVTRNAVVRITQGVEHGNRVRFLGQSTSHELAAAKNAVMIEYSQSGTVKVHHG; encoded by the coding sequence ATGACAAAACCAGCAGAAAAAGTACTGGGAACCTATAGCACCGAGGACGTCTCCGGCACTCTGGAGCGTCTGGCAGAAAGCTTTCGTGTGGTCATGCGGGAGCTGGACTTTACCGTCGTGGACGAAACTGAACCGTATAGCCTGAGCGAGCACCAGATGATGAAGTCCTGGAGAATCCGGGTCGTTCAGTGCCCAGGACGTTCCACGCCCCCCCTGCATATGAGTGTGGTGCCTGACGACCAGGACTCTCTGCGCTACCACCTGCGTTTTTTTCGGCGCAGCTTTGTGGACCCCAGTGACAGTAAGCCACTGGTAACCATAGAGCAGGAAATATACAAAACCCTGGCCTTGCACAAGATCGTCTATGGCGTTATTGGCCAGGGGGGTATACGCCGCATGTGTCTGGAGATACTGAACGAAATGCAGAACCCCCCTAAAAATCCCCAACAGCCCTATATCGACTTCCCTATCGCCTATGGGCAAAAACTGATTCACGGCCAGGACTCCCGCATCCAATACAACTTTGACCGCTACAATCCGGTAGGAAAACTGCGCAGTGATGGCTCATTGGATTACTCCCGCAAAGACTTTACCCAGTACGTCCACGCCAACAAGGTCATTATGATTCACTATCTGCCAGTGCAAGGCCAGCCAGGGATATCACCCACCGGCAAGGTGCGCCCCCAGCACATTGGGCAGGATATAGAGCGTTTTCCCTTCCGTACGACCTCCAGAAATATCAAACTAATCCATCGAGCAGGACGAGTGGAAGTGCTGACCCGCAAGGAGGGGTACTTCGTTATTGACCACAACAGTTGGGCCGACATAGTAGACAACCTGGAAATCGAAGGGGAAGTGAACATCGGCGTCACCGGTGACATCTATTTTGATGAACGACGCAAGGATGTGCGTATTGTCTACGATGGGGTGGAAGAAGACGCCGTTGGCTCCGGCCGCAGTGTAGAGGGCGAAAATATCTACATCAAAGGCAACATCGCCTCCCATGCCAAAATCAAAGGCAAGCAGGTGGAAATTGTAGGCAGCATTCACTCCACCGCTGTTATCGAGGGGGAGGAGTATGTGCGCCTGGCTATGGGCGGCGGACACGTAAAGGCCCCAACGGTGGAAGCAAAATCCTTTCAGTCGGGAAACATTGTGGCCGATAAGATTCACATATGGGGCAATATGATCAACACCAAAGTGTTTTGCCAGGAAATAGAACACACCGGCACAATGCGCAACACTACTATCACAGCTGCCGGACCAGAGATCATTCTTGGTCATTTGGCAGGGGGCGACAACATGATCTGCGTAGACTACCACGGCGTCCCATCAGTGGAGCAGAAAATAGAAAAACTGGAGCAGGAGCAAGCTAAGCTGGAACTTAGCATGGCAAAACTCAGCAAGGAAGTCCGCACCCTCTCAGCGGATATAAAGCGAGACAAACCTCAGCTGGAAACCACCGTGGCTCGGGTCAACCAGTTGCGCAAGGAAGGCCGTACTGTGCCTGAAAGTCAGCTCAAGTTTATCAATAGCTTTCGACACCGCAAAAAAAACCTGGAACAGGCCGCCCTGCAGGTGGAAGAGGACAAGAAACGCAGCGTTCAGTTAAAGCGCGAGCGTGAAAAATTGCTGGAAGTTACCCGCAATGCCGTGGTGCGCATCACCCAAGGCGTGGAGCATGGCAACCGGG